The proteins below come from a single Aegilops tauschii subsp. strangulata cultivar AL8/78 chromosome 6, Aet v6.0, whole genome shotgun sequence genomic window:
- the LOC109755546 gene encoding phosphoinositide phosphatase SAC2 isoform X2 produces the protein MAAAAAAAQEAEPACLQSFELYESASRFYIFGTNADKTVWRLLKIDRSETSELDIDECSTVYTQAEYLELVSGLDEDHRSTGGVKFVTKFYGIIGFIKFLGPFYMLIITEQRKIGEIFDHPVYQVTKTSMIELANSKSRSSFLNTRDENRYKKILNTLDLRKDFFFSYSYPIMRGLQRNLSDPQEGWSLYESTFVWNEFLTRQIRNCLQSTLWTVALVYGFFKQDKFAISGKDIMFTLIARRSRHYAGTRYLKRGVNEKGRVANDVETEQIVYEAVPMPTEVSSVVQNRGSIPLFWSQDTSKLNIKPDIILHEKDKNYEATKLHFENLRGRYGNPIIIFNLIKTRERRESMLRREFDKAIRIINKLFSEENQLRFLHWDLHKNSQGEPTNVLDVLLKVAFRALTLTEFFYCQVAPPTGHSHDPYFCDENSNSDISQEDISGSSDSSGNGTTEDKAETSELPQLKPPIFQKGVLRTNCIDCLDRTNVAQYAYGLAALGHQLHALGCVESPELGLGAPVAHHLMHFYERMGDTLAVQYSGSAAHNKIFSAKRGHLKLFIRSQEFFRTLQRHYSNACIDANKQAAINLFLGYFQPKQGSPALWELESSSEEHNNGSFGHTSDSIKRVNSDGSILSVSNTSISGCSGCHNELLTAAQPDVSTELQSSKMESDLVYENEITSPIESKMSNSRYTPTLSHDHIHDVPSSQLDPCNSGDSNFLDLEWLSNSGNSSDERSLAVSTPDAHLSTENVISDIIPETMENQVAGVQAQKLPEQFVQWVNNGDSFWF, from the exons ATGGCGGCTGCTGCGGCCGCGGCGCAGGAGGCCGAGCCGGCCTGCCTGCAGAGCTTCGAGCTCTATGAGAGCGCGTCG AGATTTTATATTTTTGGAACTAATGCTGACAAAACAGTTTGGAGGCTACTCAAAATTGATAGATCGGAAACATCAGAGCTTGACATAGACGAGTGTTCTACTGTATATACACAAGCTGAGTATCTTGAACTGGTAAGTGGTCTTGATGAAGATCACAGGTCAACTGGTGGGGTTAAATTTGTGACAAAGTTTTATGGCATAATTG GTTTCATTAAGTTCCTTGGGCCATTTTATATGTTAATTATTACCGAACAGAGAAAAATTGGGGAGATATTTGATCACCCAGTGTATCAGGTGACTAAGACTTCAATGATTGAGTTAGCAAATTCTAAATCTCGATCCAGTTTTCTGAATACCAGGGATGAGAACAG ATAcaagaagattttgaacacactTGATCTTAGGAAGGACTTCTTTTTCAGTTACTCATACCCTATCATGAGAGGTCTTCAGAGGAATTTAAGTGATCCACAAGAAGGGTGGTCACTATATGAGTCAACATTTGTGTGGAATGAGTTTCTTACTCGACAAATACGCAATTGTCTACAAAGTACTTTGTGGACTGTTGCATTAGTCTATGGTTTTTTTAAGCAG GACAAATTTGCAATATCTGGGAAGGACATTATGTTCACACTCATTGCTAGGCGCTCAAGGCATTATGCTGGCACCAG ATATTTAAAGAGGGGAGTAAATGAGAAGGGAAGAGTAGCGAATGATGTTGAGACTGAGCAAATTGTGTATGAAGCTGTGCCTATGCCTACAGAAGTAAGTTCTGTTGTGCAGAACAGGGGTTCGATCCCACTATTCTGGTCACAGGATACATCAAAATTGAACATAAAACCTGATATCATAT TGCATGAGAAGGACAAAAATTATGAAGCTACCAAGCTTCATTTCGAAAATCTTAGGGGAAGATATGGCAACCCTATAATTATCTTCAACTTGATTAAG ACGCGTGAAAGACGGGAATCCATGCTTCGTCGAGAATTTGATAAGGCAATACGGATCATAAATAAATTGTTTTCAGAGGAGAACCAGCTGCGGTTCTTACATTGGGATCTGCATAAAAACTCTCAAGG AGAACCTACAAATGTCCTTGATGTTCTTCTGAAAGTGGCATTTCGTGCTCTGACGTTGACTGAGTTCTTCTATTGTCAAGTTGCACCACCTACAGG GCACAGTCACGATCCATATTTTTGTGATGAAAACAGCAACAGTGACATATCCCAAGAAGATATCTCGGGCAGTTCTGACTCCTCTGGCAATGGAACCACGGAAGACAAAGCTGAAACCAGTGAACTGCCCCAACTAAAACCACCAATCTTCCAGAAAGGTGTCTTACGGACAAATTGTATAGACTGCTTGGATCGTACAAATGTCGCACAATATGCCTATGGTTTAGCTGCTCTTGGACATCAGCTGCATGCACTTGGTTGTGTAGAATCCCCAGAACTTGGTTTAGGTGCTCCCGTGGCTCATCATTTGATGCACTTTTATGAGAGGATGGGTGACACACTTGCCGTACAGTATAGCGGGTCGGCTGCACATAATAAG ATCTTCTCTGCGAAGAGAGGACACTTGAAGCTTTTTATACGATCACAAGAGTTCTTCAGGACACTACAACGGCACTACAGCAACGCCTGTATAGATGCTAACAAACAGGCAGCTATAAACTT ATTTTTGGGGTACTTCCAACCAAAGCAGGGAAGTCCTGCACTCTGGGAGCTAGAATCATCTTCTGAGGAACATAACAATGGATCTTTTGGGCATACAAG TGACAGTATCAAAAGAGTGAATTCAGATGGCAGCATCCTTTCTGTAAGCAACACATCTATATCTGGCTGTAGTGGCTGCCATAATGAATTGTTGACTGCAGCGCAACCTGATGTCAGTACTGAGTTGCAATCTTCAAAAATGGAGTCTGATTTGGTGTATGAAAATGAGATTACATCACCCATTGAAAGTAAAATGTCAAATTCAAG ATACACCCCCACACTGTCTCATGATCATATACATGATGTCCCAAGCAGTCAACTTGACCCTTGCAATTCGGGCGATTCAAACTTCCTGGATCTTGAATGGCTTTCAAATTCAGGCAATTCAAGTGATGAAAG GTCGCTTGCAGTTAGCACACCGGATGCTCACCTTTCAACCGAGAATGTCATTAGTGACATAATTCCTGAGACTATG GAAAACCAAGTTGCGGGGGTCCAGGCTCAGAAGCTACCCGAGCAATTCGTGCAGTGGGTTAACAACGGCGACAGCTTTTGGTTTTGA
- the LOC109755546 gene encoding phosphoinositide phosphatase SAC2 isoform X1 — MAAAAAAAQEAEPACLQSFELYESASRFYIFGTNADKTVWRLLKIDRSETSELDIDECSTVYTQAEYLELVSGLDEDHRSTGGVKFVTKFYGIIGFIKFLGPFYMLIITEQRKIGEIFDHPVYQVTKTSMIELANSKSRSSFLNTRDENRYKKILNTLDLRKDFFFSYSYPIMRGLQRNLSDPQEGWSLYESTFVWNEFLTRQIRNCLQSTLWTVALVYGFFKQDKFAISGKDIMFTLIARRSRHYAGTRYLKRGVNEKGRVANDVETEQIVYEAVPMPTEVSSVVQNRGSIPLFWSQDTSKLNIKPDIILHEKDKNYEATKLHFENLRGRYGNPIIIFNLIKTRERRESMLRREFDKAIRIINKLFSEENQLRFLHWDLHKNSQGEPTNVLDVLLKVAFRALTLTEFFYCQVAPPTGSETAPHWPALLHSHDPYFCDENSNSDISQEDISGSSDSSGNGTTEDKAETSELPQLKPPIFQKGVLRTNCIDCLDRTNVAQYAYGLAALGHQLHALGCVESPELGLGAPVAHHLMHFYERMGDTLAVQYSGSAAHNKIFSAKRGHLKLFIRSQEFFRTLQRHYSNACIDANKQAAINLFLGYFQPKQGSPALWELESSSEEHNNGSFGHTSDSIKRVNSDGSILSVSNTSISGCSGCHNELLTAAQPDVSTELQSSKMESDLVYENEITSPIESKMSNSRYTPTLSHDHIHDVPSSQLDPCNSGDSNFLDLEWLSNSGNSSDERSLAVSTPDAHLSTENVISDIIPETMENQVAGVQAQKLPEQFVQWVNNGDSFWF; from the exons ATGGCGGCTGCTGCGGCCGCGGCGCAGGAGGCCGAGCCGGCCTGCCTGCAGAGCTTCGAGCTCTATGAGAGCGCGTCG AGATTTTATATTTTTGGAACTAATGCTGACAAAACAGTTTGGAGGCTACTCAAAATTGATAGATCGGAAACATCAGAGCTTGACATAGACGAGTGTTCTACTGTATATACACAAGCTGAGTATCTTGAACTGGTAAGTGGTCTTGATGAAGATCACAGGTCAACTGGTGGGGTTAAATTTGTGACAAAGTTTTATGGCATAATTG GTTTCATTAAGTTCCTTGGGCCATTTTATATGTTAATTATTACCGAACAGAGAAAAATTGGGGAGATATTTGATCACCCAGTGTATCAGGTGACTAAGACTTCAATGATTGAGTTAGCAAATTCTAAATCTCGATCCAGTTTTCTGAATACCAGGGATGAGAACAG ATAcaagaagattttgaacacactTGATCTTAGGAAGGACTTCTTTTTCAGTTACTCATACCCTATCATGAGAGGTCTTCAGAGGAATTTAAGTGATCCACAAGAAGGGTGGTCACTATATGAGTCAACATTTGTGTGGAATGAGTTTCTTACTCGACAAATACGCAATTGTCTACAAAGTACTTTGTGGACTGTTGCATTAGTCTATGGTTTTTTTAAGCAG GACAAATTTGCAATATCTGGGAAGGACATTATGTTCACACTCATTGCTAGGCGCTCAAGGCATTATGCTGGCACCAG ATATTTAAAGAGGGGAGTAAATGAGAAGGGAAGAGTAGCGAATGATGTTGAGACTGAGCAAATTGTGTATGAAGCTGTGCCTATGCCTACAGAAGTAAGTTCTGTTGTGCAGAACAGGGGTTCGATCCCACTATTCTGGTCACAGGATACATCAAAATTGAACATAAAACCTGATATCATAT TGCATGAGAAGGACAAAAATTATGAAGCTACCAAGCTTCATTTCGAAAATCTTAGGGGAAGATATGGCAACCCTATAATTATCTTCAACTTGATTAAG ACGCGTGAAAGACGGGAATCCATGCTTCGTCGAGAATTTGATAAGGCAATACGGATCATAAATAAATTGTTTTCAGAGGAGAACCAGCTGCGGTTCTTACATTGGGATCTGCATAAAAACTCTCAAGG AGAACCTACAAATGTCCTTGATGTTCTTCTGAAAGTGGCATTTCGTGCTCTGACGTTGACTGAGTTCTTCTATTGTCAAGTTGCACCACCTACAGGGTCTGAGACTGCTCCTCACTGGCCTGCTCTATT GCACAGTCACGATCCATATTTTTGTGATGAAAACAGCAACAGTGACATATCCCAAGAAGATATCTCGGGCAGTTCTGACTCCTCTGGCAATGGAACCACGGAAGACAAAGCTGAAACCAGTGAACTGCCCCAACTAAAACCACCAATCTTCCAGAAAGGTGTCTTACGGACAAATTGTATAGACTGCTTGGATCGTACAAATGTCGCACAATATGCCTATGGTTTAGCTGCTCTTGGACATCAGCTGCATGCACTTGGTTGTGTAGAATCCCCAGAACTTGGTTTAGGTGCTCCCGTGGCTCATCATTTGATGCACTTTTATGAGAGGATGGGTGACACACTTGCCGTACAGTATAGCGGGTCGGCTGCACATAATAAG ATCTTCTCTGCGAAGAGAGGACACTTGAAGCTTTTTATACGATCACAAGAGTTCTTCAGGACACTACAACGGCACTACAGCAACGCCTGTATAGATGCTAACAAACAGGCAGCTATAAACTT ATTTTTGGGGTACTTCCAACCAAAGCAGGGAAGTCCTGCACTCTGGGAGCTAGAATCATCTTCTGAGGAACATAACAATGGATCTTTTGGGCATACAAG TGACAGTATCAAAAGAGTGAATTCAGATGGCAGCATCCTTTCTGTAAGCAACACATCTATATCTGGCTGTAGTGGCTGCCATAATGAATTGTTGACTGCAGCGCAACCTGATGTCAGTACTGAGTTGCAATCTTCAAAAATGGAGTCTGATTTGGTGTATGAAAATGAGATTACATCACCCATTGAAAGTAAAATGTCAAATTCAAG ATACACCCCCACACTGTCTCATGATCATATACATGATGTCCCAAGCAGTCAACTTGACCCTTGCAATTCGGGCGATTCAAACTTCCTGGATCTTGAATGGCTTTCAAATTCAGGCAATTCAAGTGATGAAAG GTCGCTTGCAGTTAGCACACCGGATGCTCACCTTTCAACCGAGAATGTCATTAGTGACATAATTCCTGAGACTATG GAAAACCAAGTTGCGGGGGTCCAGGCTCAGAAGCTACCCGAGCAATTCGTGCAGTGGGTTAACAACGGCGACAGCTTTTGGTTTTGA